The Streptomyces tendae DNA segment ACGTGATCGGACTGACCGTCCTCGGCCTGGGCCTCGCCGCACTGCTGCCCTTCCCCACCGCGCTGGTCTCCGAGTACGGCCACGAACGCGTCTCCGTGGTCGTCTACTCGGCGGCCGTGGCCTCCCTCGGCGCCGTCCACCTCGCGCTCGCCGCCGTCATCGCCCGCCGGCCCTGGCTGCGCGGCGGCGCCGAACCCGTCCGGGACCAGTTCCTCTACGCCATCGATCTGGGGGCCACGGTGGTGGTGTTCGTGGTGACCATTCCGCTGACCCTGCTGGTGGGGCCCGCCGCCATGTGGTGGTGGCTGGTGCTGCTGCCGGTCAAGGTGTGGCTGGGACGGAGGGAGAACGCGGCGGCGGGGTGAGTACCGTCGCCCCGGCGGGGGAGTCACGCCGGCGCGTCCACCGTCACCCAGGACCCGCTCTCCGCCGACCGCACCATCGCGTCCAGCACGACGGCGCCGCGCACGGCGTCGGCGAGCGTGGCGCCGTACGGGACGCCCTCGGCGACCGACCGCAGGAAGCGGTACGCCTCGATCACCTTCAGGTCGTCGTACCCCATGGCGTTCGCGGCGCCCGGCTGGAACGCCCCGAACTCCCCGTCTCTCGGCCCGACGTACACGGTGCTGACCGGCTGGTCCTGGTAGCCGGTGCCGCGGCTGACCCCCAGTTCGTTCATCCGGCGGAAGTCCCAGAACACCGCGCCCTCGGTGCCGTGCACCTCGAAGCCGTAGTTGTTCTGCTCGCCCACCGAGACCCGGCAGGCCTCCAGCACGCCACGCGCACCGGAGGCGAACCGCAGCAGACAGCTGACGTAGTCCTCGTTCTCCACAGGGCCGAGCTCACCCCCCGCCGCGCGGGAGTGGCCGGCCGTGGCGCCGGCCGGGCGGGCCCGCTCGGGGCAGAAGATCGCCGTGTCGGCGGTCAGCGAGGTGATGTCGCCGAGCAGGAAGCGGGCCAGGTCGGCGCCGTGCGAGGCCAGGTCGCCGAGCACCCCGCTGCCGCCGCGCTCCCGCTCGTAGCGCCAGGTCAGCGCCGAGTCGGGGTGCGCCGCGTAGTCGCTGAACAGCCGCACGCGGGCGTGGGTGACGGTGCCGATCGCACCGGAGGCGATCAGTTCGCGGGCAGCCTCCACGGCGGGCGCGTTGCGGTAGTTGAAGCCGACGGCACCCTGGACGCCGGCCTTGGCGGCCGCGTCCGCGACGGCCCGGGCGTCGTCCGCGGTGAGACCGACCGGCTTCTCGATCCAGATGTGCTTGCCGGCCTCCGCCAGGGCGACGCCGATCTCGCGGTGCAGGAAGTTCGGCGCGGTGATGCTGACGGCCCGCACGCGCGGGTCGGCGGCCACGTCGCGCCAGTCCCGGGTCGTCGAGGCGAACCCGAACTGCGCGGCGGCCTCCTCGGCCCGGCCCGGCACCTCCTCGGCGACGGTGATCAGCTCCGGACGCAGCGGCAGCCCCGGGAAGTGGTGCGCGACCCGTGCGTAGGCCTGGGTGTGCACCCGCCCCATCCAGCCGAATCCGACGACGGCGACGCCCAGCGCATCCACCATGACTGCCTCTCTCCGGCCGGGTCCTGTTCCGCCCGCCACCTTCGGGTCCGGCTCGGTGTCCTGTCAACCATTTGACAGGACAATCCGAGGGGCGGGCGTGCGGCGCCCCCGCCCCGGCCTGTCCCCTCCCGTGCATACGGTAGGGTTGACCTGCGAGATCACGCGGTTCACCGCGGGAGCCGCATCGGGACGTGGCGCAGCTTGGTAGCGCACTTGACTGGGGGTCAAGGGGGCGCAGGTTCAAATCCTGTCGTCCCGACGATGCGAGGACAGGGGCCCGCCGTTCGACGGCGGACCCCTGTTCGCGTGACGAGGAATCCAACCCGGGGCAACGGGTGTTGTGCGGGACGTGACGACACGACCGGGACCCCGTTCCCTCACCGACGACGCTCTCTCCGACCTGCTCGGCGCACAGCGGTTCGGCACGCTGGCCACGGTCAGACGCAGCGGCCACCCGCACCTCAGCACGATGGTGTACGACTGGGACCCCGACACCCGCACGGTGCGGTTCTCCACCACGGCCGACCGCGTCAAGGTCGCGCACCTGCGCCGCGACCCGCACGCGGCGCTGCACGTACAGGGCGACGACGTCTGGTCGTTCGCGGTCGCCGAGGGCGAGGCCGAGCTGTCGGACGTCACGACGGTGCCGGGTGACGCGGCCGGCCGGGAACTGCTCGACATCGTCTCGCGGTTCGCCCGCCCGGACGACGAGGACGCCGTCCTGCAACAGCTGGTCGACGAACGGCGGTTGGTCATCCGCCTGAAGGTGAACCGGCTGTACGGAACGGCGCTGGACGTCGAGGGTTAGAGCGGGCCCTGCGGGCAGGCGCGGGCCGGTGGCGTCTCCGGAGGGGAACACCAACTGGCCTGCGCCCGGCGGGATCACCCCTCAGGGCCTGCCGTACGACGACCGAGACGGAGGCGCCCGGCCTCCACTTCTCATCCCCGCGGACCGACACCCTGGGCGCCCGCGGCGATCAAAACGGCGACGGTCTCCGGGTACGGACCCTCCTCCGCCCACCGGAGCGGCGTACGGCCCGTCCCGTGGTCCTCCCGGAGGCAGGGGTCGGCCCCGTGGGCGAGGAGCACCCGCACCGTCTCCGTGTGCCCCCAGCACGCGGCCCCGCACAGGGGCGTGCCCTCGCTCCCATGTCCGCTCTCGGTGTCGGGGAGTGCGCCGCTTTTCAACAGACTCCGTACGTTGTCGGCGGCTCCGTGGACCGCCGCGGCGTAGAGAGGCGTGGTGCCCTCGGGATCGCGGGCCTCCGGGTCGGCCCCGGCCCGCAGCAGGGCGTCGATCTCACGGCTGTCACCGAACGGCGCCGCCCCGACCAGCCGACGGGTCAGCTTCTTCTGCCGCCGCCTGTTCACGACTGCTCCTCGTCCAGGTAGAGACAGAAGGGGTGACCGGCGGGGTCGAGCATCACCCGGACGTTGTCCTGCGGCTGATCGCCGGCCTCCCGCGCGCCGAGTTGCAGCGCGTGCGCGACGGAGGCCGGCAGATCGACGACCTCGAAGTCCAGGTGCATGGTGATGCGCTGGGCGCCTTCTCGTGCGGGCCAGACGGGAGGGACGTAGGGGTCCGAGAGCTGGAAGGCCACGTACCCCACGCCCTCCGGAGGAGCGACGACCGCGCCGTCGGGCTCCTCCTTGCCGATCTCCCAGCCCAACAGCTCCGAGTAGAAGCGGGCGAGCGCCGACGGATCAGGCGCCTCCAGCACGACGCCCCACCAGTCGCGCCGCGACGCACGAGGAGTACCGGGTTCATGACTGGCTCGTCCACGCATGCGTCAACTTCTCCCATGTCGCACCACGCCTCTCACGCCGCGCCGAACGCAGTGAACGCCCAGCCCGTGGCCCGGTGCAGGGCGTCCTGGGGGAGAGCTGCCCGGGCGTCGCGCAGCGCTTCCGCGAGGGGCAGGCCCGCCTCCAGGC contains these protein-coding regions:
- a CDS encoding VOC family protein gives rise to the protein MLEAPDPSALARFYSELLGWEIGKEEPDGAVVAPPEGVGYVAFQLSDPYVPPVWPAREGAQRITMHLDFEVVDLPASVAHALQLGAREAGDQPQDNVRVMLDPAGHPFCLYLDEEQS
- a CDS encoding ankyrin repeat domain-containing protein, producing the protein MNRRRQKKLTRRLVGAAPFGDSREIDALLRAGADPEARDPEGTTPLYAAAVHGAADNVRSLLKSGALPDTESGHGSEGTPLCGAACWGHTETVRVLLAHGADPCLREDHGTGRTPLRWAEEGPYPETVAVLIAAGAQGVGPRG
- a CDS encoding Gfo/Idh/MocA family protein, yielding MVDALGVAVVGFGWMGRVHTQAYARVAHHFPGLPLRPELITVAEEVPGRAEEAAAQFGFASTTRDWRDVAADPRVRAVSITAPNFLHREIGVALAEAGKHIWIEKPVGLTADDARAVADAAAKAGVQGAVGFNYRNAPAVEAARELIASGAIGTVTHARVRLFSDYAAHPDSALTWRYERERGGSGVLGDLASHGADLARFLLGDITSLTADTAIFCPERARPAGATAGHSRAAGGELGPVENEDYVSCLLRFASGARGVLEACRVSVGEQNNYGFEVHGTEGAVFWDFRRMNELGVSRGTGYQDQPVSTVYVGPRDGEFGAFQPGAANAMGYDDLKVIEAYRFLRSVAEGVPYGATLADAVRGAVVLDAMVRSAESGSWVTVDAPA
- a CDS encoding PPOX class F420-dependent oxidoreductase yields the protein MTTRPGPRSLTDDALSDLLGAQRFGTLATVRRSGHPHLSTMVYDWDPDTRTVRFSTTADRVKVAHLRRDPHAALHVQGDDVWSFAVAEGEAELSDVTTVPGDAAGRELLDIVSRFARPDDEDAVLQQLVDERRLVIRLKVNRLYGTALDVEG
- a CDS encoding TMEM175 family protein; its protein translation is MALSDGVFAIAITLLVLDISVPQDLDPAQFHQALADTLPNLGAYAVSLAVLGGFWRDHRAIFRPVRQVDPDVIGLTVLGLGLAALLPFPTALVSEYGHERVSVVVYSAAVASLGAVHLALAAVIARRPWLRGGAEPVRDQFLYAIDLGATVVVFVVTIPLTLLVGPAAMWWWLVLLPVKVWLGRRENAAAG